A part of bacterium genomic DNA contains:
- a CDS encoding phosphodiester glycosidase family protein, translating to MGGEPHTLQLVRRRHPRRVQWFGWLAVGVLVPMLAVPGLAGAPPLWPAVRASQGASVPVAPGVVYSHYVLRTAAGPLSIHHLRLDLGTPSVRLGTALANNQLISGDETVSSMMTHWSGVVAGVNGDFFDIGDSGMPLNVMVKDGRLLRSPSGWTALAIGKDGRARIAHFRWSASILLPETRQSYWVAGFNTGIIRNGLTVLSNVRGYGAPPPSPWTHQTVVELAPEDDSQDASSFPLQSAPSPDGASARYAVKQVWPQQAYYAPFPKGEILLVGHGGAADWLLRSVRAGMTIDVNLGTAPDWRDLATVVGGGPLLVDQGYPVDDPYNPVPHERDKRNPVSAVGITRDGRTMLLVAVDGRQPRVSIGLTQPQLAAYMRWLGAYEAMEFDSGGSVTMAVQFPGRRGPVVVNSPSDGHERPVANALLVFSLRVARRR from the coding sequence GTGGGGGGAGAGCCGCACACGCTCCAGCTCGTGCGTCGCCGCCATCCTCGTCGCGTTCAATGGTTCGGCTGGCTGGCCGTCGGCGTGCTCGTGCCGATGCTGGCCGTGCCCGGCTTGGCGGGTGCCCCGCCTCTCTGGCCGGCCGTCCGCGCCTCGCAAGGCGCGTCGGTTCCGGTCGCCCCCGGTGTGGTCTACAGCCATTATGTGCTTCGGACCGCGGCCGGGCCGCTCAGCATCCATCATCTCCGTCTCGACCTCGGCACCCCGTCGGTGCGCCTCGGCACGGCGCTGGCCAACAATCAGCTCATCAGCGGCGACGAAACCGTCTCGTCCATGATGACGCACTGGAGCGGGGTCGTCGCCGGGGTCAACGGGGATTTCTTCGATATCGGCGACTCGGGGATGCCGCTCAACGTCATGGTCAAGGATGGGCGGCTGCTTCGGAGTCCGTCCGGATGGACGGCGCTGGCGATCGGCAAGGACGGACGCGCCCGCATCGCGCACTTCCGGTGGTCGGCGTCGATCCTCCTTCCGGAGACGCGGCAGTCCTATTGGGTCGCCGGGTTCAACACCGGGATCATCCGGAACGGGCTGACCGTGCTGTCCAACGTGCGCGGGTACGGCGCGCCGCCCCCGAGCCCGTGGACGCACCAGACCGTGGTCGAGCTCGCCCCCGAGGACGACTCCCAGGACGCGTCGTCGTTCCCCCTGCAATCCGCACCCTCACCGGACGGCGCGTCGGCCCGGTATGCCGTGAAGCAGGTGTGGCCCCAGCAGGCCTACTACGCGCCCTTCCCCAAAGGTGAGATCCTCCTGGTCGGTCACGGCGGCGCGGCGGACTGGCTCCTGCGCAGCGTTCGGGCCGGCATGACGATCGACGTCAATCTCGGGACCGCGCCCGATTGGCGCGACCTCGCCACGGTGGTCGGGGGCGGGCCGCTCCTGGTCGACCAGGGCTACCCCGTCGACGATCCCTACAACCCGGTCCCCCACGAGCGGGACAAGCGCAATCCGGTGTCCGCGGTCGGGATCACGCGGGACGGCAGAACGATGCTGCTGGTGGCCGTCGACGGCCGCCAGCCCCGCGTGAGCATCGGCCTCACGCAGCCGCAGCTCGCCGCCTACATGCGGTGGTTGGGCGCGTACGAGGCGATGGAGTTCGACAGCGGCGGTTCGGTCACGATGGCCGTGCAATTCCCGGGCCGCCGCGGGCCGGTCGTCGTCAACTCCCCGTCGGACGGGCACGAGCGTCCGGTCGCCAACGCGCTCCTGGTCTTCAGCCTGCGCGTCGCGAGGCGGCGCTGA
- a CDS encoding ABC transporter permease, protein MTAGTPAAPNVAAARGRESAPPSQTRRGARARAHLAGWSVPLVVFALIASTGPLLRPYDPVTVRLGDRLRPPGAVLGDGSRAWLGTDQVGKDLLAQVLQGARISMLVGAVTVLTAAAVGLAAGVAAGVSGGALDAALMRLADLQLAFPSILLAILIAAVLGRSVANVIITLAITRWVTFARVARASALVTKEREFVTAARAVGAGSARLVTRHILPFAVTPLVVVATVELGLVILAEASLSFLGLGTPPEHPSWGLVIANGRDYLSTAWWISTIPGLALSLVVIAIGQFGDRLRDHLDPRLALE, encoded by the coding sequence ATGACGGCGGGCACGCCGGCGGCGCCGAACGTGGCTGCGGCCCGGGGCCGGGAGTCCGCGCCGCCGTCCCAGACCCGCCGGGGCGCGCGGGCCCGCGCACATCTCGCCGGGTGGAGCGTGCCGCTGGTCGTCTTCGCCCTGATCGCCTCGACCGGTCCGTTGCTGCGCCCGTACGACCCGGTCACGGTGCGGTTGGGCGACCGGCTTCGCCCGCCCGGCGCGGTGCTGGGGGACGGGTCGCGCGCGTGGCTCGGCACCGACCAGGTGGGCAAGGATCTGCTCGCCCAGGTCCTGCAGGGGGCGCGCATCTCGATGCTCGTGGGAGCGGTCACCGTGCTGACCGCCGCGGCCGTCGGGCTCGCGGCCGGGGTCGCCGCCGGTGTGTCCGGCGGCGCGCTCGACGCCGCGCTGATGCGTCTTGCGGACCTGCAGCTCGCCTTCCCGTCCATCCTGCTGGCGATCCTGATCGCGGCCGTCCTCGGCCGCAGCGTCGCGAATGTGATCATCACGCTGGCGATCACCCGATGGGTCACGTTCGCCCGTGTGGCCCGGGCGTCGGCGCTGGTGACCAAAGAACGCGAGTTCGTCACCGCGGCCCGTGCCGTCGGCGCCGGCTCCGCCCGGCTCGTCACGAGGCACATCCTGCCGTTCGCGGTGACGCCCCTCGTCGTCGTGGCGACCGTCGAGTTGGGCCTCGTGATCCTGGCGGAGGCGTCGCTCAGTTTCCTCGGGCTCGGCACGCCGCCCGAGCACCCGTCGTGGGGTCTCGTGATCGCCAACGGACGGGACTATCTCAGCACGGCGTGGTGGATCTCCACGATTCCCGGACTGGCGCTGAGCCTCGTCGTGATTGCGATCGGCCAGTTTGGGGACCGGCTGCGCGACCACCTCGATCCCCGGCTGGCATTGGAATGA
- a CDS encoding OsmC family peroxiredoxin, with protein sequence MPAVRRADVTWTGDLLSGSGVVTAGSSGAFKELAVSWASRTEAPGGRTSPEELLAAAHASCFAMALSFGLANAKTPPSRLQVSAAVTFDRVDGGFRVVSSALTVRGSVPGLDQDGFRKAAEAAKDGCPISLALKGNVQLSVAATLET encoded by the coding sequence ATGCCCGCGGTTCGACGCGCCGACGTAACGTGGACGGGAGACCTGCTCTCGGGATCCGGTGTGGTGACGGCCGGCTCGAGCGGAGCGTTCAAGGAGCTGGCCGTAAGTTGGGCGTCCCGCACCGAGGCACCCGGAGGCCGGACGAGTCCGGAGGAGCTGCTCGCGGCCGCTCACGCCAGCTGCTTTGCGATGGCCCTCTCGTTCGGCCTGGCCAATGCAAAGACACCGCCCAGCCGGCTGCAGGTCAGCGCCGCCGTAACCTTCGATCGCGTGGACGGCGGCTTTCGAGTCGTGTCCAGCGCCCTCACCGTGCGCGGATCGGTCCCCGGTCTCGATCAGGACGGCTTTCGCAAGGCGGCGGAAGCGGCGAAGGACGGCTGCCCGATCTCCCTGGCGCTCAAAGGGAACGTCCAGTTGAGCGTCGCGGCGACGCTCGAGACGTAG
- a CDS encoding cold-shock protein — protein MATGTVKWFNGEKGYGFITPETGGKDLFVHFSAIQGDGYKTLNEGQKVEYEATQGQKGPQASNVRVIG, from the coding sequence ATGGCAACCGGGACGGTGAAGTGGTTCAATGGCGAGAAGGGGTATGGATTCATCACCCCGGAGACCGGGGGCAAGGATCTGTTCGTGCACTTCAGCGCGATCCAGGGGGACGGCTACAAAACCCTCAACGAAGGCCAAAAGGTCGAGTACGAGGCGACCCAGGGGCAAAAGGGTCCCCAGGCGAGCAACGTCCGCGTCATCGGTTAA
- a CDS encoding FAD-dependent oxidoreductase: MTESITYTKTVPVAAATEVLVVGSGPAGLGAAIASARTGARTLLVERYGFLGGNLTAGLVGPCMTSYSLDGKTQLIKGIFEEMVLRMERIGGAIHPSKVAAATEYCGFIEYGHDKVTPFDPEAVKLVAMEMCLEAGVELLLHTFVVDAVVNGGALSGVVAASKSGLEVLRAAVTVDCSADADVAARAGVPFEVGRAEDGLTQPMTLFFRVANVDDARVKAYVRAHPDDYRPFASLVQQARDRGEFPIPRRGVGLYKTLEPGVWRINTTRVQRLVGTDARDLTRAEVEGRRQVKALMAFFRKWLPGFERCELLDTATHIGVRETRRILGDYTLTLDDLARGREFDDVIARAGYPVDIHSPTGDGGGVTGELATANIYQIPFRSLLPRGIEQLLVAGRSLSATHEALAAVRVMPPAMAMGQAAGTAAAMAVRSGTPPRRIPVRDLQARLVRDGVYLGDRVAAVIDARA, encoded by the coding sequence ATGACGGAATCGATCACCTACACCAAGACGGTGCCGGTGGCGGCCGCGACCGAGGTGCTCGTGGTGGGCAGCGGGCCGGCCGGACTCGGGGCGGCGATCGCGAGCGCTCGTACCGGCGCGCGGACGCTGCTCGTGGAACGGTATGGGTTCCTCGGGGGCAACCTGACCGCGGGGCTCGTCGGCCCGTGCATGACCTCGTACAGCCTCGACGGCAAGACGCAGCTCATCAAGGGGATTTTCGAGGAGATGGTGCTCCGGATGGAGCGGATCGGCGGCGCGATTCACCCGTCGAAGGTCGCGGCGGCGACGGAGTACTGCGGGTTCATCGAGTACGGGCACGACAAGGTGACGCCCTTTGATCCCGAAGCGGTGAAGCTGGTGGCGATGGAGATGTGCCTGGAGGCCGGCGTCGAGCTGCTGCTCCACACGTTCGTGGTCGACGCGGTCGTGAACGGGGGGGCCCTCTCCGGCGTCGTCGCGGCCAGCAAGTCGGGTCTCGAGGTCCTCCGCGCCGCGGTCACGGTGGACTGCTCCGCCGATGCCGACGTCGCCGCCCGCGCCGGCGTGCCGTTCGAAGTCGGCCGCGCCGAGGACGGGCTCACGCAGCCGATGACGCTGTTCTTCCGCGTCGCGAACGTGGACGACGCGCGCGTGAAGGCGTACGTCCGGGCGCACCCGGACGACTACCGGCCCTTTGCCTCGCTGGTGCAGCAGGCCCGGGACCGGGGTGAGTTCCCGATTCCCCGCCGCGGCGTCGGCTTGTACAAGACGCTCGAGCCGGGTGTCTGGCGGATCAACACCACGCGGGTCCAGCGGCTCGTCGGGACCGACGCGCGGGATCTCACCCGCGCGGAGGTCGAGGGGCGCCGCCAGGTGAAGGCGTTGATGGCGTTTTTCCGGAAGTGGCTGCCCGGTTTCGAGCGGTGCGAGCTTCTGGACACCGCGACGCACATCGGCGTGCGCGAAACCCGCCGGATCCTGGGAGATTACACGCTGACGCTGGATGATCTGGCGCGGGGGCGTGAATTCGACGATGTCATCGCGCGGGCCGGCTATCCCGTCGACATTCATAGTCCGACGGGGGACGGCGGCGGCGTGACGGGCGAGCTTGCGACCGCGAACATCTACCAGATCCCCTTCCGCTCGCTTCTGCCGCGCGGGATCGAGCAGCTGTTGGTGGCCGGGCGGTCGTTGTCGGCGACGCATGAGGCGCTGGCCGCCGTGCGGGTCATGCCCCCGGCGATGGCGATGGGGCAGGCGGCCGGCACCGCCGCGGCGATGGCGGTGAGAAGCGGGACGCCCCCGCGGCGGATCCCGGTGCGCGATCTGCAGGCGCGGCTGGTGCGGGACGGCGTGTACCTGGGCGACCGCGTCGCCGCCGTGATCGACGCGCGGGCCTGA
- a CDS encoding zinc-dependent alcohol dehydrogenase family protein: MRTMILAAAKTPLRAVDLPVPEPGPAHVLIRVHTCAVCRTDIHVADGELPNPKLPLVLGHQIVGTVVRAGADAVRFSPGDRVGVPWLGYTDGRCEYCRTDRENLCDNARFTGYQIDGGYAEYTVADHRFCFPLPDGYPDLEAAPLLCGGLIGYRALRMTGDATPLGLYGFGSAAHMIIQVARWQGRRVFAFTRPGDAADQQFARTLGAEWAGGSLEPPPAPLGAAIIFAPIGALIPAALRALAKGGVVVAAGIHMSDIPAFPYDILWEERVVRSVANLTRKDAQEFLALAPRVPVRTEVHPFPLTAANEALDAVRRGEIRGTAVLVVGAPEAGRG, translated from the coding sequence ATGCGCACCATGATTCTGGCGGCGGCCAAGACCCCGCTCCGGGCCGTCGACCTGCCGGTGCCGGAGCCGGGCCCCGCCCACGTGCTGATCCGCGTCCATACCTGCGCCGTCTGCCGGACCGACATCCACGTGGCCGACGGCGAGCTTCCCAACCCGAAACTCCCGCTGGTGCTCGGCCACCAAATCGTCGGGACGGTGGTGCGGGCCGGCGCAGACGCGGTCCGGTTCTCCCCGGGCGACCGTGTCGGCGTGCCGTGGCTCGGCTACACCGACGGGCGCTGCGAGTACTGCCGCACGGACCGCGAGAATCTCTGCGACAACGCGCGGTTCACCGGCTATCAGATCGACGGCGGGTACGCGGAGTACACCGTCGCCGACCACCGGTTTTGCTTTCCCCTCCCGGACGGTTACCCGGACCTCGAGGCCGCCCCGCTTTTGTGCGGAGGGCTCATCGGCTATCGGGCGCTCCGGATGACCGGCGACGCGACGCCCCTCGGCCTGTACGGGTTTGGCTCCGCGGCGCATATGATCATCCAGGTGGCGCGGTGGCAGGGCCGGCGCGTCTTCGCGTTCACGAGGCCGGGGGACGCGGCGGACCAGCAGTTCGCCCGCACGCTCGGCGCGGAATGGGCCGGCGGTTCGCTCGAGCCGCCGCCGGCGCCGCTCGGCGCGGCGATCATCTTCGCGCCCATCGGGGCGCTCATCCCCGCGGCGCTGCGCGCGCTCGCCAAGGGGGGCGTGGTCGTCGCGGCCGGCATTCACATGAGCGACATCCCCGCGTTTCCCTACGACATCCTGTGGGAAGAGCGGGTCGTGCGATCCGTGGCCAACCTCACGCGGAAGGACGCGCAGGAATTCCTGGCGCTCGCCCCCCGCGTGCCGGTGCGCACGGAGGTTCACCCGTTTCCGCTGACTGCCGCGAACGAGGCTCTTGACGCCGTCCGCCGCGGCGAGATCCGGGGCACGGCCGTGCTGGTGGTCGGAGCCCCCGAGGCCGGGCGGGGCTAA